A region from the Arachis ipaensis cultivar K30076 chromosome B01, Araip1.1, whole genome shotgun sequence genome encodes:
- the LOC107628610 gene encoding protein NRT1/ PTR FAMILY 7.3, giving the protein MDCLELYKQRNLKEEGEEEEVTLDGSVDWNGRPAIRSKSGTWVAGTIILLNQGLATLAFFGIGVNLVLFLTRVMGQNNADAANSVSKWTGTVYIFSLVGAFLSDSYWGRYKTCAIFQVIFVMGLISLSLSSYLFLIRPKDCGNETVVCGKHSSMEMGMFYLSIYLIALGNGGYQPNIATFGADQFDEEHSKEGYSKVAFFSYFYLALNLGSLFSNTILGYFEDEGLWTLGFWTSAGSAFAALLLFLVGTPRYRHFKPCGNPLSRFCQVLVAASRKCGVQMTPNGDDLYVLDEKESPNNGNRRILHTHGFKFLDRAAFISSRDLEDKKGGINNPWHLCPITQVEEVKCILRLLPIWLCTIIYSVVFTQMASLFVEQGAAMKTTISDFKIPPASMSSFDILSVAVFIFFYRRVLDPLVGKLKKTSSKGLTELQRMGVGLVIAIMAMVSAGIVECYRLKYANQGCLHCSGSSSLSIFWQIPQYALIGASEVFMYVGQLEFFNAQTPDGLKSFGSALCMTSISLGNYVSCLLVSMVMKVSTEDHMPGWIPGNLNRGHLDRFYFLLAALTSVDLIAYIACAKWFKSIQLEGKDEDDDHHTSCKV; this is encoded by the exons ATGGATTGCTTAGAACTCTACAAACAG AGGAATTTGAaagaggaaggagaagaagaagaggtgaCACTTGATGGGAGTGTCGATTGGAATGGACGCCCTGCTATCAGATCCAAATCTGGAACATGGGTTGCTGGAACTATCATACTCT TGAATCAAGGTTTGGCAACTTTAGCATTCTTTGGGATTGGAGTGAACTTGGTTCTGTTCCTAACAAGGGTGATGGGGCAGAATAATGCTGATGCTGCTAATAGTGTGAGCAAGTGGACTGGCACTGTTTATATCTTCTCTCTTGTTGGGGCTTTTCTTAGTGATTCTTATTGGGGAAGATACAAAACTTGTGCCATCTTTCAGGTCATCTTTGTCATG GGTCTAATATCCTTATCACTATCATCGTACCTATTCTTGATTAGACCTAAAGATTGTGGGAATGAGACAGTTGTATGTGGGAAACATTCAAGCATGGAGATGGGGATGTTCTACCTCTCAATCTATCTCATTGCTCTAGGAAATGGAGGATACCAACCAAACATTGCAACATTTGGGGCTGATCAATTTGATGAAGAGCACTCAAAGGAAGGTTACTCAAAAGTGGCATTCTTTAGCTACTTCTACTTGGCTTTGAACCTTGGTTCCCTCTTCTCAAACACAATTCTGGGGTACTTTGAAGATGAAGGATTGTGGACACTTGGATTTTGGACATCTGCAGGGTCTGCCTTTGCTGCCCTGCTCTTGTTTCTCGTCGGCACGCCGAGATATCGACACTTTAAGCCTTGCGGCAACCCTCTTTCCAGGTTTTGCCAAGTCCTTGTGGCGGCGTCAAGGAAGTGTGGAGTTCAAATGACACCAAATGGAGATGACTTGTATGTCTTGGATGAAAAGGAATCTCCCAACAATGGCAATAGAAGGATTCTTCACACCCATGGATTCAA GTTTCTGGATAGGGCGGCATTTATTTCTTCAAGAGATCTAGAGGACAAAAAAGGAGGCATCAACAACCCTTGGCACCTTTGTCCTATAACTCAAGTTGAAGAAGTGAAGTGCATACTAAGGCTTCTTCCAATATGGCTCTGTACCATTATATACTCAGTGGTTTTCACACAAATGGCATCTCTCTTTGTGGAGCAAGGGGCTGCCATGAAAACAACAATCTCCGATTTCAAAATACCCCCAGCAAGCATGTCCAGTTTTGACATCCTTAGTGTAGCTGTCTTCATTTTCTTCTACCGTCGAGTGCTCGATCCGCTTGTCGGGAAACTGAAAAAGACAAGCTCCAAGGGACTTACAGAGCTTCAAAGAATGGGAGTTGGTCTTGTTATAGCCATAATGGCGATGGTTTCGGCCGGAATAGTCGAATGCTATAGGCTTAAGTATGCAAACCAAGGATGTCTCCATTGTAGTGGCTCAAGCTCTCTAAGCATCTTCTGGCAAATTCCTCAGTATGCCCTTATAGGAGCTTCTGAGGTTTTCATGTATGTAGGGCAACTAGAGTTCTTCAATGCTCAAACCCCAGATGGATTAAAGAGCTTTGGAAGCGCACTTTGCATGACATCAATCTCATTAGGGAACTATGTGAGTTGCTTACTAGTTAGCATGGTTATGAAGGTCTCAACTGAGGATCACATGCCAGGGTGGATCCCTGGAAACCTTAATAGAGGTCACTTAGATAGGTTTTACTTTCTCCTCGCCGCATTAACATCCGTAGACTTGATCGCTTATATTGCCTGTGCCAAGTGGTTCAAAAGTATACAATTGGaagggaaggatgaagatgatgatCACCATACAAGTTGCAAAGTCTGA